The following are encoded in a window of Variovorax paradoxus genomic DNA:
- a CDS encoding ATP-binding cassette domain-containing protein encodes MPSPTTPSSPSSSSPLFQVRGLRKRYGETTVVDDLSFEIAPGECLGVIGPNGAGKTTTIRMCLGLTAPDGGSIEALGLQMPRDALAIKAQLGVVSQFDTLDPDFSCAENLVVYGRYFGFSKAHVRERVPQLLEFAALSHKADAKPGELSGGMRRRLSLARALVNDPKLLLLDEPTTGLDPQARHLMWERLQVLLQQGKSILLTTHFMDEAERLCSRLLVLDHGRKIAEGRPRDLIAEHLEPDVVEVYGNGALSLAGSAELQALAARVEVSGETVFFYTQDARRLLDALTQHGGLRTFHRPANLEDLFLKLTGRQIRQDG; translated from the coding sequence GTGCCATCTCCCACCACCCCCTCCTCGCCTTCTTCTTCCTCCCCGTTGTTCCAGGTCCGCGGGCTGCGCAAGCGCTACGGCGAGACCACGGTCGTCGACGATCTTTCGTTCGAGATCGCGCCCGGCGAGTGCCTGGGCGTGATCGGGCCGAACGGCGCGGGCAAGACCACCACCATCCGCATGTGCCTGGGGCTGACCGCGCCCGACGGCGGCAGCATCGAGGCGCTGGGTTTGCAGATGCCACGCGACGCGCTGGCCATCAAGGCGCAGCTGGGCGTGGTGTCGCAGTTCGACACGCTCGACCCCGACTTCAGCTGCGCCGAGAACCTCGTGGTGTACGGCCGTTATTTCGGTTTCAGCAAGGCGCATGTGCGCGAACGCGTGCCGCAGCTGCTGGAGTTCGCCGCGCTCTCGCACAAGGCCGACGCCAAGCCCGGTGAGTTGTCGGGCGGCATGCGCCGGCGGCTGTCGCTGGCGCGTGCGCTGGTGAACGACCCCAAGTTGTTGCTGCTCGACGAGCCCACCACCGGGCTCGACCCGCAGGCGCGCCATCTGATGTGGGAGCGGCTGCAGGTGCTGCTGCAGCAGGGCAAGTCGATCCTGCTGACCACGCACTTCATGGACGAGGCCGAGCGCCTGTGTTCGCGTCTGCTGGTGCTCGACCATGGCCGCAAGATCGCCGAAGGCCGCCCGCGCGATTTGATCGCCGAGCACCTGGAGCCTGATGTGGTCGAGGTGTATGGCAATGGCGCGCTGTCGCTGGCCGGCTCGGCGGAGTTGCAGGCGTTGGCTGCGCGCGTGGAGGTGAGCGGGGAGACCGTGTTCTTCTACACGCAGGATGCGCGGCGTTTGCTTGACGCGCTGACGCAGCATGGCGGGCTGCGGACCTTCCATCGGCCGGCCAACCTGGAAGATCTTTTCCTCAAGCTCACTGGCCGGCAGATTCGCCAAGATGGCTAA